The following proteins come from a genomic window of Gloeomargarita sp. SRBZ-1_bins_9:
- a CDS encoding asparaginase, with amino-acid sequence MKRTQAEPLTVHLLREGIPESVHYVHATLTDERGRLLAVAGDAETTTFARSSFKPFQALAVVSSGTLEHFRLGDRDLAVICSSHQGQIAAVRQVFRILWQADIDPAELQCPVPPGKRSRLEHGCSGKHAGMLAVCARYGWPRHTYLQRQHPVQELILGQVGELLGVPGVEFIAVHDDCGAPTYLLQLHQLAALYSHLAAGQHLGLAQITRAMTQQADLVAGSGHFDTELMQLTQGTVVSKAGAEGVQCLANLETGMGLAIRVLDGARRAKYATAIHLLHQLGWISPTTRERLAEQFVQLSPYVRLEVQGELSLL; translated from the coding sequence GTGAAACGGACCCAAGCCGAACCCTTGACCGTCCACTTACTGCGGGAGGGGATTCCCGAATCGGTGCATTACGTCCATGCCACCTTGACCGATGAACGGGGCCGCCTTCTGGCCGTGGCCGGGGATGCCGAAACCACTACCTTCGCTCGCAGTAGTTTTAAGCCCTTTCAGGCCCTGGCGGTGGTCAGCAGCGGCACCCTAGAGCATTTTCGCCTGGGCGACCGGGATTTGGCGGTCATTTGCAGCTCCCACCAGGGGCAGATTGCGGCGGTACGCCAGGTGTTTCGCATCCTCTGGCAGGCGGATATTGACCCTGCAGAACTCCAGTGCCCTGTTCCCCCGGGCAAGCGCAGCCGGTTGGAACACGGTTGTTCGGGTAAGCATGCGGGGATGCTGGCGGTTTGTGCCCGCTATGGTTGGCCGCGCCACACCTATCTCCAGCGACAACACCCGGTGCAGGAGTTAATCCTCGGTCAGGTGGGGGAGTTGCTCGGCGTCCCGGGGGTGGAATTTATCGCTGTCCATGACGACTGCGGCGCACCGACTTATCTGTTACAACTGCACCAACTGGCGGCCCTGTACAGTCACCTGGCGGCGGGGCAACACCTGGGGCTGGCCCAAATTACCCGGGCGATGACCCAACAGGCCGATCTGGTGGCCGGGTCAGGGCATTTTGATACCGAGCTGATGCAGTTGACCCAAGGAACGGTGGTCAGCAAAGCCGGCGCCGAGGGGGTACAATGCCTGGCGAACTTAGAAACGGGCATGGGTCTGGCGATTCGGGTACTGGATGGGGCCAGACGGGCCAAATACGCCACCGCTATTCACCTGCTTCACCAATTGGGGTGGATTTCCCCGACGACTCGGGAACGCCTGGCCGAACAATTCGTCCAGTTGAGTCCGTACGTGCGCTTGGAGGTGCAGGGGGAACTGTCCCTCCTGTGA
- a CDS encoding universal stress protein: MARFDYHREQAILLAWGARVFKKLLIATDLRDGLHRLLRFVPALGAGGIEAVTFVHAVPYRDTGVRIKEDLEALAAARAKLVLPADTGGVQVQSLVRSGKPADVVSQAAQEVGAELILLGTQQRNVLAEKILGSDALALMRRCDLPLMIMRPQLVQVLTAEELELRCRHLFYHLLLPYRGCPESKHLLAQVLDRLQKVAHPRVETCHLVWVVEDPIRRDYDPDPQEIARAERELDQVATQLTPYVPHVHTHVRTGNPVEAILELAQLLDISAVTLTEANMTNLWNLSLPLGGEMLRRFPYPLILFSSPEK, encoded by the coding sequence GTGGCCCGCTTCGACTACCATAGGGAGCAGGCGATTCTTTTGGCATGGGGTGCCAGGGTGTTTAAGAAATTATTAATTGCCACGGATTTGCGGGATGGGTTGCATCGGTTATTGCGGTTTGTACCGGCGTTGGGGGCGGGGGGAATCGAGGCGGTCACCTTTGTGCATGCGGTGCCCTACCGGGATACGGGTGTGCGCATCAAGGAGGACTTGGAGGCCCTAGCGGCGGCGCGGGCGAAATTGGTACTCCCGGCGGACACGGGGGGGGTGCAGGTGCAGAGCCTGGTGCGTTCGGGTAAACCGGCGGATGTGGTGAGCCAGGCAGCCCAAGAAGTCGGCGCCGAACTCATCCTGTTGGGGACGCAACAGCGCAATGTCCTGGCCGAAAAGATCCTGGGGAGCGATGCTTTGGCCCTGATGCGCCGGTGCGACCTGCCTTTGATGATCATGCGCCCGCAACTGGTGCAGGTTTTGACCGCTGAAGAGCTGGAACTGCGGTGCCGTCACCTGTTCTACCATCTCCTGTTGCCCTATCGCGGGTGTCCGGAATCCAAACATTTACTGGCCCAAGTCCTGGACCGCCTGCAGAAAGTTGCCCATCCCCGGGTGGAAACCTGTCATCTGGTATGGGTTGTGGAGGATCCGATTCGGCGGGACTATGACCCGGACCCCCAGGAAATTGCCCGCGCTGAACGGGAACTGGATCAAGTGGCCACCCAGTTGACTCCCTATGTTCCCCACGTTCACACCCATGTGCGCACTGGTAACCCGGTAGAGGCCATCCTGGAACTGGCCCAACTCTTAGACATCAGCGCCGTGACCTTGACCGAAGCCAACATGACCAATCTGTGGAATTTGTCCCTGCCGTTGGGGGGCGAGATGCTGCGGCGTTTTCCCTATCCCCTGATCCTCTTTTCGTCCCCCGAGAAATAG
- a CDS encoding glycosyltransferase family 4 protein, with the protein MVKILHIQRAGPIAGAERHLLQLLSGLQRRGYSVTFLALTKPHEAPSALTQALIAQGIPVIDQRIYTEFEPQILPRICRIIRRGGYDIVHTHLLYADLYGALAARWAGKVKIVCTRHNDNPYRRYWPMRPLIAWNTCWMDHVIVISEHLKAFNMKYQRVPAHKITVIPYGYTPSPLVERPCWPWEPEALVIGMVGRLVPQKSHATALRAFPLIHRQVPQARLVILGDGPLRPSLMALADRLRITPYVQFLGYQPDAAQWMAGFDIFLHTSLHEGFGLVLLEAMAARRPIVATRVGAIPEIVVHGQTGLLVPPGDPQALAQAVSQLLLDGSLRRQLGEAGYQRLLREFSVEKMLDRTVGVYEFLLSKA; encoded by the coding sequence ATGGTCAAAATTCTACACATCCAACGGGCGGGACCGATTGCCGGGGCGGAACGGCACCTGTTGCAGTTACTGTCGGGGCTGCAACGGCGGGGCTATAGTGTTACTTTCTTGGCCCTCACCAAACCCCATGAAGCCCCCAGCGCCTTAACCCAAGCCCTCATCGCCCAGGGTATTCCGGTGATTGACCAACGCATCTATACGGAATTTGAACCCCAAATCCTGCCCCGAATTTGCCGGATCATTCGCCGGGGTGGTTACGACATTGTGCATACCCACCTGCTCTACGCCGATTTATACGGTGCTCTGGCGGCCCGCTGGGCAGGCAAGGTGAAGATTGTCTGCACCCGCCACAACGACAACCCCTACCGGCGGTACTGGCCCATGCGCCCCCTAATTGCCTGGAATACCTGCTGGATGGACCATGTGATTGTCATTTCTGAGCATCTCAAGGCCTTCAACATGAAGTACCAGCGGGTGCCGGCCCACAAAATCACGGTGATTCCCTATGGCTATACCCCATCACCTCTGGTGGAACGTCCCTGTTGGCCCTGGGAGCCGGAGGCGTTGGTGATCGGCATGGTGGGACGCTTGGTGCCCCAAAAATCCCATGCGACGGCGCTGCGGGCTTTTCCCCTCATTCACCGGCAGGTACCCCAGGCGCGGCTGGTCATTCTGGGGGATGGCCCCCTGCGCCCATCCCTGATGGCCCTGGCGGACCGGTTGCGCATTACGCCCTACGTGCAATTTCTGGGCTATCAACCGGATGCGGCCCAGTGGATGGCGGGATTTGACATTTTTTTGCATACGTCCCTACACGAAGGATTTGGTCTGGTGCTGTTGGAAGCCATGGCCGCCCGCCGCCCAATTGTCGCCACCCGGGTCGGCGCCATTCCCGAAATTGTGGTGCACGGACAAACGGGGTTACTGGTGCCTCCTGGCGACCCCCAGGCCCTAGCCCAGGCGGTGAGTCAATTGTTGCTGGATGGGAGTTTGCGGCGGCAGTTGGGGGAGGCCGGTTATCAGCGTTTACTACGGGAATTCAGCGTGGAAAAAATGCTGGACCGCACGGTCGGTGTTTATGAATTTTTGCTATCTAAGGCCTGA
- the trpA gene encoding tryptophan synthase subunit alpha, which produces MPVAVSEQLHRLKHHNRCALIPFVTAGDPDLSTTAQALRVLDQAGADVIELGVPYSDPLADGPVIQAAATRALGKGVTLDQVLALVQDVSSQIQAPIILFSYYNPILNRGIEPFLQAIAQAGVRGLVVPDLPLEEADVLLQPAPYYGIELTLLAAPTSPPERLAAIARRSQGFIYLVSITGVTGMRQKLSEKLPQLLAQLHQLTDKPIGVGFGVSRPEQAQQIRDWGADAVIVGSAFVKRLYEEGLTSVQTFCQQLRQALDSKNS; this is translated from the coding sequence ATGCCCGTTGCCGTCTCGGAGCAATTGCACCGCCTGAAGCATCATAATCGCTGCGCCCTCATCCCCTTTGTCACCGCCGGCGACCCCGATTTGTCCACTACGGCCCAGGCGTTGCGTGTCCTCGATCAGGCGGGGGCCGATGTGATTGAACTGGGGGTTCCCTACAGCGACCCCCTGGCGGACGGGCCGGTGATTCAAGCCGCTGCCACCCGCGCCCTGGGAAAAGGGGTCACCCTAGACCAGGTTTTGGCCCTGGTGCAGGACGTCTCCAGCCAGATTCAGGCGCCCATTATTCTCTTCAGCTACTACAATCCCATCCTCAATCGCGGCATTGAACCCTTCTTGCAAGCCATTGCCCAGGCGGGGGTGCGGGGGTTGGTGGTGCCGGATTTGCCCCTGGAGGAAGCGGATGTGCTGTTACAGCCGGCGCCCTATTACGGCATTGAACTAACCCTGCTGGCGGCGCCCACCAGCCCTCCCGAGCGGCTGGCCGCCATTGCCCGGCGCTCCCAGGGATTTATCTACTTGGTGAGCATCACGGGTGTCACCGGCATGCGCCAGAAGCTGTCGGAGAAGTTGCCCCAGCTTTTGGCTCAGCTCCATCAGCTCACGGATAAGCCGATTGGCGTGGGGTTTGGGGTATCTCGACCGGAGCAGGCCCAACAAATCCGCGACTGGGGCGCCGATGCCGTGATCGTTGGCAGTGCTTTCGTCAAACGGTTGTATGAGGAGGGATTGACTTCGGTGCAGACGTTTTGCCAGCAGTTGCGTCAGGCCTTAGATAGCAAAAATTCATAA
- a CDS encoding YIP1 family protein, with translation MELLEGLYNSWFRPAQGRPSLPVAVAGLVLVCLVLSLNAAAWTGSTVMGWLGWFFAFGLGLGLGWFWLSAALHTVAQGLGGVGSVADTFGAVAQSLWPLLLTGAAKSALAWSPRLGLLFSLGINLWVVVNLVRCVGREHQLPGLRALLCFGGVILLAELALLGLVLWPLMVMLGM, from the coding sequence TTCGACCTGCCCAGGGGCGTCCCTCGCTGCCGGTGGCGGTGGCCGGTCTAGTGCTGGTCTGCCTGGTGTTATCCCTCAATGCCGCTGCTTGGACGGGCAGTACGGTGATGGGCTGGTTGGGGTGGTTTTTCGCCTTTGGCCTGGGGCTGGGGCTGGGGTGGTTTTGGCTGTCGGCGGCGCTGCACACGGTGGCCCAGGGGCTAGGGGGTGTGGGTTCGGTGGCGGATACCTTCGGGGCGGTGGCGCAAAGTCTCTGGCCATTACTGCTCACCGGTGCTGCCAAGAGTGCCCTGGCTTGGTCGCCGCGGTTGGGATTGCTCTTTTCCCTGGGCATTAATTTGTGGGTGGTGGTGAATCTGGTGCGGTGTGTAGGTCGGGAACACCAGTTGCCGGGGCTACGGGCACTGTTGTGTTTTGGAGGGGTGATTCTACTGGCGGAATTGGCGCTGCTGGGTCTGGTGCTGTGGCCGCTGATGGTGATGTTGGGGATGTGA